The following is a genomic window from Lysinibacillus sp. G4S2.
AAAACTATTCAATACATCCGTTTTGAATAGTTTTTTACAATTTTTCATCAATTCGAAAAAAATATTTAATCTATGTGAGGAAACCTTACATGACTAGTTGACAGTGTAAAAATTTCGTTATATGATTAGCGGGTATTGGAGGGACTTAAATGAGTCGTGAAATTAGACGAAATATGCCGTTATTATCCATGAATATTGTGATGCAATTAACTGAGCTTTCGGCACGTCAAATTCGTTATTATGAAGAACACCATTTAATTGAGCCGCACCGAACAGAAGGCAATCGTCGAATGTTTTCATTAAATGACGTCGACATACTGCTTGAAATTAAAGATTACTTGGAACAGGGCATGAATATGGCGAAGATTAAAAAACTATTCGCTAAAAAGAATGACGCTGTTGCAACAGAAGAACCAAATTTAAGTGACTCAGAATTACGTCGCATCATGCGTGAAGAAATGCGTCAAGCACAGCGCATGCAAAAATCATCCATCCGACAAGGGGATTTATCTCGATTCTATTAATTAAAGTAAACGTACGCTCTTGGTGAACAGTTTAGATTATTTTAATAGGATAGGGTAATAATAAAAGCTAGACAATTTATAGGAGTGTGGAAAACTGTGGGTAAATACACAAAAGAGGACATTAAACGTCTTATCGAGGAAAAAAACGTAAACTTTATTCGTTTACAATTTACAGATATTCTTGGCACAATCAAAAACGTTGAGATTCCTGTAAGCCAATTAGACAAAGCTCTAGAAAATAAAATGATGTTTGATGGCTCTTCTATTGAAGGCTTCGTTCGTATCGAAGAATCGGACATGTATTTACATCCGGATTTAGATTCTTTCGTAGTGTTCCCTTGGACTTCTGAAAAAGGTAAAGTAGCACGTTTCATCTGTGATGTATACACTGCTAAAGGCGAGCCATTTGCTGGTGACCCACGTAACAACTTAAAACGTATCCTTAAGAAAATGGAAGAGATGGGCTTCTCAAGCTTCAATTTAGGGCCTGAGCCAGAATTCTTCTTATTCAAATTAGATGCAAAAGGTGAACCAACATTAGAAGTAAACGACCATGGTGGTTACTTCGACTTAGCACCTACGGATCTTGGCGAAAACTGCCGTCGTGATATCGTTTTAGAGCTAGAAGAGATGGGCTTTGAAATCGAAGCATCTCACCATGAGGTAGCTCCTGGACAACATGAAATCGACTTTAAATATGCAGATGCAATCACAGCTTGTGACAACATCCAAACGTTCAAATTAGTAGTTAAAACAATTGCACGTAAACATGGCTTACATGCTACATTCATGCCAAAACCATTATTCGGTGAAGCTGGCTCTGGTATGCATTTCAACGTTTCATTATTTAAAGGTAAAGAGAATTCATTCTACGATGAATCTACTGAACTAGGTCTTTCTGAAACAGCAATGCAATTCATGGCGGGTGTCCTTGCTCACGTTCAAGGTTTCACAGCTGTAACAAACCCAACAGTTAACTCTTATAAACGTCTTGTACCTGGTTACGAAGCACCATGTTATGTAGCATGGTCTGCTCAAAACCGTTCACCACTTATCCGTATTCCATCAGCACGTGGTCTTTCAACTCGTGTAGAAGTACGTTCTGTGGACCCATCTGCAAATCCATATTTAGCAATGGCTGTTATTTTAGAAGCTGGTCTTGAAGGTATTCGTCAACAATTAACACCACCAGCTGCGATTAATCGTAACATCTATGTAATGACTGAAGAAGAGCGTAAAGCGAACGGCATAGTAAACTTACCACCAGCACTTGACGATGCTTTAGCATTACTTGCTAATGATAAAGTAGCGCAAGAAGCTTTAGGTGAGCATATCTATGCAAACTTTAAAGAGGCAAAAGAAATCGAGTTCGACATGTACCGTACAACAGTACACCAATGGGAACGCGACCAATATTTAAAAATGTACTAAAAATATTAACCGAGTACCTTATATAGGTGCTCGGTTTTTCTTATGAAATGAGAGTAAATAGTAAACGATAGTAATAGGCATTTTCAAAAGAGAGTGCTATTGAAAAATATGCGATGAGGTATTTTTAACCTCATCGCATATTTATTAATAGCCCATATGATGGCGGCCCATGTGATGGTGATGATGATGCGGCATATGGCAAGGATCCGGTGGCATTTCACAAAGTGTATGAGTTTCGCAACATTCATTCACTACAGACTCAGTGCAAGGGAAATGATACTGATGATCAATTATATGTTTATTAACTGTTGTTACATGTGCTGGCTGTACATGTGGTACAACTGTATGGATGTAGTTAGTGCGTACAAATTCTTCTGGTGGACAACAATATGGTGGCTCAAATTGAGTTGGACATGTTATCGGTGGACAACAATGTGGACCTTTTGCATGATGATGGTGATGCATATGTTGCATATGTTGCATATGCTGCATATGATGCATACGTCTATCCATGGTAAAACCTCCTGTTTTGATAAGTTGTGGTTCATAACTAACATATGAGATGAAAGACAATGTGGTCTATTTGTATGCCTATTAAGGGCTGGTTAAATCTCTTAGGCAATCAAAATAGGTAGGATTCATGGAGAGTTTCGCCAAATTTCAACTGACTTCAGCTATTGTAAAATTGAGCTTTGTAGAAAGGTAATGGTACAAAGAAAAAATGCAGATAATATTAGCAGAGAATAATAATAATATTAAAATTTAGATTGAATAAAAATGCATTTTGTTGTAGAATTAACCGTTGTATTGTAGGTTTACGATATTTTTTAAGTTCATAAAAATGAATGATAGTGATTATTCTAAAAGAATTAATGCATAGAATTTTTGCATTGCGGATGTTAATTATAAAAAAAGTAGTGTTTGGGCGTTCCTTTATTACTTTTTAGAGGAATGCTTTTTTTATTTTATCCCTCATTAACCGCTCGTAAATGCCCAATTGGTGAAGACTAGTAATCAGCGAGAATGAATAAATTTCCACTGATTAAAGTTTCACTTTATACAGATATACATTTTTTGGCGGTTTAACAGTACATAACTAACAAGCCTGATGTATACAACTTCGATAAAATTAGAGAAATGAGGCTTTTAATTATGAAAAAATATCCTACTTCTTCATACTTTTACTTCATAATCCCTTCTCTTATTGGTGTTCTATTATTCATGACACCTGTATTAACAGATGAGGGATGGAAAGTTCCAATTGCTATTTTAGCAAAGTTATTAGCAGGTGTTGTTGCACCTGTTATTAGTTACTTTACTATAATTATGTTTGCGATTTCTGCTATAGGTTCACTCATTGCCAAATTCATTCCACGCAATAATACAAAGAATCCAAATATTTTAGATACATTATTTTATGTCAATTGGTTTTGGACAATTGTCCGAGTTATTGGTTTAGTATTTGCATCAATGGTTGTATTTGATTTTGGACCATCAGCGATTAACAATGAAAATACTGGTGGGCTATTAATGAACCCGGACGATGGTTTGGTAACATTTTTATTTACGATTTTCTTATTTGCGGGTGTGCTTTTACCATTTTTAACAAACTTCGGCTTACTTGAATTTTTCGGAACAATGATGGTGAAAATCATGCGTCCTCTCTTTAAAAGTCCTGGTCGTTCATCGGTTGACGCACTTACGTCATGGGTTGGGGATGGAACAATTGGTGTTCTAATGACGAGTAAACAATATGAAATGGGGAACTATACGAAAAAAGAGTCTGCTATTATTGCAACTAGCTTTTCTGTAGTGTCCATCACATTCTGTATTGTAGTATTAGATACAGTGCACTTATCACGCTATTTTATCCCATATTATTTAACGGTTTTACTTTGCGGTCTAGTGTTAGCGATCATTATGCCGCGAATTTATCCGCTTGCTAACAAGGAAGATACTTATATCGATGGTACTCCAGTAGATTTATCACGTGAGGAATTACCTAAAGGCTATAACTCTGTGACACACGGCTTGGAAAATGCTTTAGCAGTCGCACATGCAAATCGTGATCCTCGCCAATTTATTAAAGATGGATCTAGAAATGTGCTAGATTTATGGATTGGTGTAGCGCCCATTGTTATGGCATTTGGTACTATAGCTTTAATGCTTGCTGAATTCACTAGTATTTTCGCAGTTTTAGGGAAGCCATTTGAGCCTATTTTAACAGTGCTCGGTTTACCAGAGGCAGCTGAAGCAGCACAAACGATGGTGGTTGGTTTTGCAGACATGTTCTTACCTTCAATTTTAGGAGAAGGAATTGAAGCTGAAACTACACGATTTGTCATTGCTGTCGTATCTGTTACACAGCTTATCTATATGTCAGAAGTCGGTGGCCTAATTTTAGGTACGAAAATTCCACTGAAATTTTTGGATTTAGTCGTTATTTTCTTACTACGTACAATTATTTCACTACCAATCGCAGCAATAGTTGCACATTTACTTTTCTAATCTAAAAAGCAATTGTTCGCATTTAATGAGTGCGCATAATTGCTTTTTCTTTATTTAAATCCGAGTGACAGAGGAGAATGCTTGAGGAAAAAAGGGAAAATACCCGCGCATCAGAGGTGAATACTCGCGGAAGCAAGGCAAAAACCCGCGCGCCAGAGGAGAAATATAGACGTCTGGCGTAAAAAAATATCTATTTCGCCACGCTTTAAAACAAGTTGGACTTAGTCGTGAAAAAAATGAATAAATAACAGTGAACATAATACAACGGACCACATAAATTCATTGAATTGGGAAAAACTACACCTAAAGTGATACGAGGGGTGATAAAATGGATAGAATTTTTTCTCTCTGCTTAAGTTCCTGTTATTTATTATTTTCCCAACCAAGTGATGCCTATATTAATGATTCGCTCAGTCCTTACGAAGAAATTTATCCTGAAATAGGCTATAAAACGGTTGAATCAGCTGCTTCCGATTTTGAACGGCACTTTCATCAAGAACTAAAGCTACCACTTCGAGTCCCTCCTATTAGTTTTACACATCATTTTGGTCGGTTTAATAATCTGGATGGTGACATGAATGATTTTTTTGAAGTCACATTTGTTAACGATCAACTTCCTGAGCATTATTATAAAATAACTGTTCGTCCTAATCATTTTGAGTTGCCGTCTAAAAAGGAATATATAGTAAAGACATTCAGATTGAAAAACGGGACGACTTCAACCTATATGGAAATCTCGGGTTTCAATGTTCTTGCTTATGAAAGAGGAGATTGGCAATATATGCTGTGGATTGATAAAAGAGTTTCAAATAAGGTGACACCTGAAGTTTTAGTTGACATCGCTAATTCCATTGACTATACAACGCAAGAAGATAAGCGTGATTAATAAAAA
Proteins encoded in this region:
- a CDS encoding MerR family transcriptional regulator yields the protein MSREIRRNMPLLSMNIVMQLTELSARQIRYYEEHHLIEPHRTEGNRRMFSLNDVDILLEIKDYLEQGMNMAKIKKLFAKKNDAVATEEPNLSDSELRRIMREEMRQAQRMQKSSIRQGDLSRFY
- the glnA gene encoding type I glutamate--ammonia ligase; amino-acid sequence: MGKYTKEDIKRLIEEKNVNFIRLQFTDILGTIKNVEIPVSQLDKALENKMMFDGSSIEGFVRIEESDMYLHPDLDSFVVFPWTSEKGKVARFICDVYTAKGEPFAGDPRNNLKRILKKMEEMGFSSFNLGPEPEFFLFKLDAKGEPTLEVNDHGGYFDLAPTDLGENCRRDIVLELEEMGFEIEASHHEVAPGQHEIDFKYADAITACDNIQTFKLVVKTIARKHGLHATFMPKPLFGEAGSGMHFNVSLFKGKENSFYDESTELGLSETAMQFMAGVLAHVQGFTAVTNPTVNSYKRLVPGYEAPCYVAWSAQNRSPLIRIPSARGLSTRVEVRSVDPSANPYLAMAVILEAGLEGIRQQLTPPAAINRNIYVMTEEERKANGIVNLPPALDDALALLANDKVAQEALGEHIYANFKEAKEIEFDMYRTTVHQWERDQYLKMY
- a CDS encoding CotD family spore coat protein — encoded protein: MDRRMHHMQHMQHMQHMHHHHHAKGPHCCPPITCPTQFEPPYCCPPEEFVRTNYIHTVVPHVQPAHVTTVNKHIIDHQYHFPCTESVVNECCETHTLCEMPPDPCHMPHHHHHHMGRHHMGY
- a CDS encoding YjiH family protein, whose product is MKKYPTSSYFYFIIPSLIGVLLFMTPVLTDEGWKVPIAILAKLLAGVVAPVISYFTIIMFAISAIGSLIAKFIPRNNTKNPNILDTLFYVNWFWTIVRVIGLVFASMVVFDFGPSAINNENTGGLLMNPDDGLVTFLFTIFLFAGVLLPFLTNFGLLEFFGTMMVKIMRPLFKSPGRSSVDALTSWVGDGTIGVLMTSKQYEMGNYTKKESAIIATSFSVVSITFCIVVLDTVHLSRYFIPYYLTVLLCGLVLAIIMPRIYPLANKEDTYIDGTPVDLSREELPKGYNSVTHGLENALAVAHANRDPRQFIKDGSRNVLDLWIGVAPIVMAFGTIALMLAEFTSIFAVLGKPFEPILTVLGLPEAAEAAQTMVVGFADMFLPSILGEGIEAETTRFVIAVVSVTQLIYMSEVGGLILGTKIPLKFLDLVVIFLLRTIISLPIAAIVAHLLF